A region of Sulfurimonas sp. DNA encodes the following proteins:
- a CDS encoding response regulator transcription factor, with amino-acid sequence MLTSKEILQYTKKFSILFVEDHTELRENTSEILKSFFDTVDSAEDGKVALQKYKDYYKNTSKYYDIVLSDIQMPNINGVELTSNLYNINPAQLLIILSAHDDSRYLMPLINLGIEQFIKKPIDYQELLRALLNSSKKIISKSMEPVTTQSNKIYFSENVFFDKSNSSLSNNSQIVYLTKYEIIFIQLLSDDIGKIYSNEAISEHFRSLSENLDTQNIRKLVSKFRKKLPESALESIYGIGYRIIPSIYI; translated from the coding sequence ATGTTAACTTCTAAAGAAATATTACAATATACAAAAAAATTTTCAATTCTATTTGTTGAAGATCACACTGAACTAAGAGAAAATACGTCAGAAATCTTAAAAAGTTTTTTTGATACAGTTGACTCGGCTGAAGATGGAAAAGTTGCACTTCAAAAATATAAAGATTATTATAAAAATACTTCAAAGTATTATGACATAGTTCTAAGTGATATTCAGATGCCTAATATAAATGGTGTTGAATTAACATCAAATTTATACAACATTAATCCAGCTCAACTTTTAATTATACTATCTGCTCACGATGATTCTAGATACCTTATGCCACTTATTAATTTAGGTATTGAACAATTCATAAAAAAACCTATTGACTATCAAGAACTTCTTAGAGCTTTACTAAATAGTTCTAAAAAAATTATCTCTAAATCAATGGAACCAGTTACTACACAATCAAATAAAATTTACTTCAGTGAGAATGTTTTTTTTGATAAGTCAAATAGTTCATTATCAAATAATTCTCAAATTGTTTATTTAACCAAATATGAAATAATTTTCATACAATTATTAAGTGATGACATTGGAAAGATATACTCAAATGAAGCTATATCAGAACATTTTAGGTCATTAAGTGAAAATCTAGATACTCAAAATATTAGAAAATTGGTTTCAAAATTCAGAAAAAAACTGCCAGAAAGCGCTCTAGAAAGCATTTACGGCATCGGTTATAGAATAATTCCTTCTATATACATCTAA
- the fliL gene encoding flagellar basal body-associated protein FliL, protein MAEEENKEEIASEGASKEKASSKMLMIIIIVVLVLIIIGGSVVALLLMGDDDEAMVQRSASRANEKSITKPRKSSGDYSNSRKLSDIGILYPVDTFTVNLKSDAGRRYLKVTLSLELQGEELSLELDSKAPVLRDRIIRILTSKSLEEISSKKGKQKVSDQIMDTLNAMVSDGTIQGIYFTEFVIQ, encoded by the coding sequence ATGGCTGAAGAAGAAAATAAAGAAGAGATAGCGTCAGAAGGCGCTTCAAAAGAAAAAGCATCTAGCAAAATGCTTATGATTATCATCATTGTTGTGTTAGTGCTTATAATTATTGGTGGTAGTGTAGTCGCTCTTTTATTAATGGGTGATGATGATGAAGCGATGGTACAAAGATCAGCATCACGGGCTAATGAAAAAAGTATAACAAAACCTAGAAAAAGTTCTGGAGATTATAGTAACTCAAGAAAATTGAGTGATATTGGTATCTTGTATCCAGTAGATACATTCACGGTAAACTTAAAAAGTGATGCTGGTCGTCGTTATCTAAAAGTAACTTTGTCTTTAGAATTACAAGGAGAAGAGTTAAGTTTAGAACTAGATAGTAAAGCTCCTGTTTTAAGAGATAGAATTATTAGAATTTTAACATCTAAATCATTAGAAGAAATTTCTTCAAAAAAGGGTAAACAAAAAGTTAGTGACCAAATTATGGATACTTTAAATGCAATGGTTTCAGATGGGACAATACAAGGTATATATTTTACAGAATTTGTTATTCAGTAG
- a CDS encoding carbonic anhydrase, which yields MNLKAYAKGNKLFRSYFKENKEALLALVSSGQSPKSLFIGCSDSRVIPDLMIQSDPGDLFVIRNVGNFVPPYKPDEDFHATASGIEYAVSILKIKEIIICGHTHCGACKSLYEDITDPSLIHTKKWLELGESAKTTAILSLGANAPKESLLRLTEKLSVMKQIENILTYPVVKKRFEDGDLSIHGWYYDIATGNIDYYDAQSYEFLPLTDLTKTR from the coding sequence TTGAACTTGAAAGCATATGCCAAAGGCAATAAACTATTTAGAAGCTATTTTAAAGAGAATAAAGAAGCTCTTTTAGCTCTTGTTAGCAGTGGACAAAGTCCAAAATCACTCTTTATTGGATGCTCTGACTCTAGAGTCATCCCAGATTTAATGATTCAGTCTGATCCAGGTGATTTATTTGTTATAAGAAATGTAGGAAATTTTGTTCCTCCTTATAAGCCTGATGAAGATTTTCACGCAACAGCATCTGGAATTGAGTATGCAGTTAGCATCTTAAAAATTAAAGAGATCATAATTTGTGGGCATACGCACTGTGGTGCTTGTAAATCTCTTTATGAAGATATAACTGATCCATCCCTTATACATACAAAAAAGTGGTTAGAACTTGGTGAAAGTGCAAAAACAACGGCCATTCTTAGCTTAGGTGCCAATGCTCCAAAAGAGAGTTTACTAAGATTAACAGAAAAATTATCTGTAATGAAACAAATCGAAAATATCTTAACTTACCCTGTTGTAAAAAAACGCTTTGAAGATGGTGATTTATCTATACATGGTTGGTATTACGATATTGCAACTGGTAATATCGACTACTATGATGCACAAAGTTATGAGTTTTTACCTTTAACAGACTTAACAAAGACAAGATGA